From a single Paenibacillus sp. FSL R5-0345 genomic region:
- a CDS encoding carbohydrate binding domain-containing protein, translating to MKRRLWYVPVLITSILLSTVINLFVLTPQKAEAASIGTINENDTIYQIMVDRFNDGDTSNNATGAAIRYGENSEEDFRYMKGGDWQGIIDKLSYIKNMGYTAIWISPVAEPQMTNRENNGTGKNTAYHGYNVKNPNAANPYFGTKEKLKELVDSAHALGIKVVIDVVPNHVGDYMLGTQAYYDIPSLQPVAPFNNPAWYHHNGDINWSLADGRYDQWAQDYLENHDLGGLDDIDFDVPAAKQAIFDSIKGWFDYTGADGARVDAAKLMKPTDIGELQNYLGVNTFGENFDGNAEFVSRWVGNNKEWGMLDFPMFFSVLNSFAYGQSFESNIKSTLAQDSYYNGNANHMVTFIDNHDRNRFLTEAGGSVDKLQNALTFIFTVRGTPVVFQGTEQNKGNGNSQIMTGGIADTWNRWSMVKRDASGNVIENYFNENASTYKHVAKLNEIRKNNPALRTGTQREMWAAQNLYAFSRRIDTGTNQGQEAISVFSNQSNGSQTVTIPLRAESSLTVGTVLYNQLNTADTVTVQSGGVTGKQITVTVGANSAKIYAKQQQPSETVPPTTPTNVTATVQNASSALISWTASTDNVGVTGYEVYRNGVKVGTTATTSYTDNGLSASTTYNYTVKAFDAAGNLSLLSAIASITTPAGNSVTIYYKQGYTSPYIHYRPVGGTWTTSPGVAIPVSDVAGYNKITINIGSASQLEACFNNGSGTWDSNGGSNYLFGTGTWTYTPTGSITSGGPVTPTPTPTPTVTPTPTPTVTPTPTPTVTPTPTPTPTVTPTPTPTPTVTPTPTVTPTVTPTPTVTPTPTPTVTPTPTATPTGNTATIYYKNTAYSSSYIHYKLDGATVWTTAPGEQLQASSFPGYKSITIQLGTAAGLTAAFNNGSGTWDNNGSSNYHFAAGTWSLVNGSISAGEPQADSVTFRVNVPSSTPASGPVYLTGTFNSWNAADPAYQLTKGSDGVYSITLSLPAGTAVQYKFTRGAWTNVEVNSNGSDISNRALTPAGGAQTVNLTVQRWKDL from the coding sequence ATGAAACGTAGGTTATGGTATGTACCCGTTCTAATTACATCTATTCTTCTTTCTACCGTGATTAACTTGTTTGTCTTAACACCGCAAAAGGCTGAAGCGGCCAGCATCGGCACAATTAATGAGAATGACACGATTTATCAGATTATGGTTGACCGATTTAATGATGGAGACACTTCCAACAATGCTACTGGTGCGGCAATTCGCTATGGAGAAAACTCTGAGGAAGATTTCCGTTATATGAAAGGCGGAGACTGGCAGGGGATTATCGACAAGCTATCATATATTAAAAATATGGGTTATACCGCGATTTGGATTTCCCCAGTGGCTGAGCCACAGATGACTAATCGGGAAAACAACGGTACCGGTAAAAATACAGCCTATCACGGATACAACGTTAAGAACCCTAACGCTGCCAATCCGTACTTCGGTACTAAGGAGAAGCTGAAGGAGCTTGTGGATTCCGCACATGCGCTTGGCATCAAAGTAGTAATTGACGTTGTGCCAAACCACGTAGGCGATTATATGCTTGGTACCCAAGCCTATTATGATATCCCATCATTGCAGCCAGTGGCTCCGTTCAATAATCCAGCATGGTACCACCATAATGGAGATATTAACTGGTCTCTAGCGGATGGGAGATATGATCAGTGGGCACAGGATTACTTAGAGAATCATGATTTGGGCGGGTTAGATGACATTGATTTCGATGTTCCTGCGGCTAAGCAGGCGATATTCGATTCAATCAAAGGCTGGTTTGATTATACGGGCGCTGACGGTGCGCGTGTGGATGCTGCCAAGCTGATGAAGCCAACAGATATTGGTGAACTACAAAATTATCTGGGCGTTAATACCTTTGGCGAGAATTTCGACGGAAATGCTGAATTTGTTTCACGTTGGGTTGGAAACAACAAGGAATGGGGCATGCTCGATTTCCCAATGTTCTTCTCCGTGCTTAACAGCTTTGCTTATGGACAGTCTTTTGAGTCCAATATCAAAAGCACCTTGGCACAGGATTCCTACTACAACGGGAATGCCAATCACATGGTAACCTTTATCGACAATCATGACCGCAATCGTTTTCTAACGGAAGCTGGTGGAAGCGTTGATAAGCTGCAGAATGCTTTAACCTTTATTTTTACAGTTCGTGGAACACCGGTTGTCTTCCAAGGAACAGAGCAGAACAAAGGCAATGGCAACAGTCAGATTATGACGGGTGGTATTGCTGATACTTGGAACCGCTGGTCTATGGTGAAACGGGATGCAAGCGGAAACGTGATTGAGAACTATTTTAATGAAAATGCCAGCACCTACAAGCACGTAGCCAAACTTAATGAGATTCGTAAAAATAATCCAGCACTACGTACAGGTACACAACGTGAAATGTGGGCTGCACAGAACTTATATGCCTTCTCACGCCGCATCGACACTGGAACGAATCAAGGCCAAGAAGCAATCTCCGTATTCAGTAATCAATCAAACGGTTCGCAAACAGTAACTATTCCATTGCGCGCTGAGAGCTCATTAACCGTAGGTACAGTTTTATATAACCAATTGAATACTGCAGATACAGTGACTGTACAATCAGGCGGAGTAACTGGAAAGCAAATTACTGTAACTGTAGGTGCCAATTCAGCCAAAATCTATGCGAAACAACAACAACCATCAGAAACGGTTCCTCCAACTACTCCAACCAACGTAACCGCAACGGTTCAGAATGCATCTAGCGCTTTGATCAGCTGGACAGCTTCTACCGATAATGTGGGCGTAACTGGATATGAAGTTTATCGTAACGGTGTCAAGGTAGGCACAACGGCAACTACTTCCTATACGGATAATGGTTTATCCGCTAGCACTACCTATAACTACACGGTAAAAGCATTTGATGCCGCAGGCAATCTATCTCTTCTTAGTGCGATTGCGTCTATTACAACACCGGCAGGGAACAGTGTCACGATTTACTATAAGCAAGGTTATACCTCGCCTTATATTCATTATCGCCCAGTAGGAGGTACATGGACGACATCTCCGGGTGTGGCTATACCTGTATCTGATGTAGCCGGATACAACAAAATAACGATTAATATCGGCTCCGCCAGCCAGCTTGAAGCATGCTTTAACAACGGCAGTGGCACATGGGACAGTAACGGGGGCAGCAACTATCTATTCGGTACAGGAACATGGACTTATACGCCGACTGGAAGTATCACGTCGGGTGGACCAGTAACACCAACACCAACACCAACACCAACGGTAACACCGACACCAACACCAACGGTAACACCGACACCAACACCAACGGTAACACCAACACCGACACCAACACCAACGGTAACACCAACACCGACACCAACACCAACGGTAACACCAACACCAACAGTGACACCAACGGTAACACCAACACCAACAGTGACACCAACGCCGACACCGACAGTCACTCCAACGCCAACGGCAACACCGACTGGTAACACCGCAACGATCTATTATAAGAATACGGCATATAGCAGCTCGTACATTCATTACAAGCTAGATGGAGCGACAGTCTGGACGACGGCACCTGGTGAACAGCTTCAAGCTTCTTCTTTCCCAGGATACAAGTCGATCACAATTCAGCTAGGCACTGCAGCGGGACTGACCGCAGCCTTTAATAATGGCAGTGGTACATGGGATAACAATGGCAGCAGTAATTATCATTTTGCTGCTGGAACCTGGAGTCTGGTGAACGGAAGTATCAGCGCAGGGGAACCTCAAGCAGACAGTGTGACGTTCCGTGTAAATGTTCCATCGTCTACTCCGGCGAGCGGACCTGTGTACCTCACCGGTACCTTCAACAGCTGGAATGCGGCGGATCCAGCTTATCAACTGACCAAAGGTAGTGATGGGGTATACTCCATCACGCTGAGCTTGCCAGCAGGAACAGCGGTGCAATATAAGTTTACGCGGGGCGCTTGGACTAATGTGGAGGTAAACTCGAACGGCTCGGACATTTCCAATCGAGCGCTTACTCCTGCAGGCGGCGCACAAACAGTGAATCTAACCGTGCAGCGTTGGAAAGATCTATAA